One part of the Leptolyngbya sp. FACHB-261 genome encodes these proteins:
- the lgt gene encoding prolipoprotein diacylglyceryl transferase, giving the protein MLSTLFHVAPSLPLAFEFTSPGPILVQLGPFAIRWYGLLIASALLLGTFLAQNLAKRSGVNPELIGDLAIWLVAGAIPAARAYYVLFQWSYYRDHPSEILAIWQGGIAIHGAIIGGSLAAILFARRNGVSFWQLADLVVPALILGQAIGRWGNFFNSEAFGVPTDLPWKLFIPPDRRPPTLEAFSYFHPTFLYESLWNLGVLSLLLWLFFRGNSKRGTLTMVYLIAYSLGRVWIEGLRIDSLMLGPLRIAQLVSLSGVLLGSLGLVWLYVLKRPLPDTVPNEAASPESAAVSNDG; this is encoded by the coding sequence ATGCTATCGACTCTATTTCATGTCGCCCCGTCGCTGCCTCTAGCCTTTGAGTTCACCTCGCCTGGCCCTATTTTGGTACAGCTTGGTCCTTTCGCTATTCGCTGGTACGGCCTACTGATTGCCAGTGCTTTGTTACTGGGCACATTCCTAGCCCAAAATCTTGCTAAGCGCAGTGGGGTCAATCCCGAGTTGATCGGGGACTTAGCGATCTGGCTTGTAGCTGGGGCTATTCCCGCTGCGCGAGCCTACTATGTGCTATTTCAGTGGAGCTACTATCGCGACCATCCCTCAGAGATTCTGGCGATCTGGCAGGGCGGCATTGCCATCCACGGTGCCATCATCGGCGGCAGCTTGGCGGCCATTCTCTTTGCCCGACGTAACGGCGTGTCTTTTTGGCAGCTGGCGGATCTGGTTGTACCGGCGCTGATTCTGGGCCAGGCAATTGGCCGTTGGGGAAACTTCTTCAACTCCGAAGCATTTGGTGTCCCTACTGATCTGCCCTGGAAGCTATTCATCCCCCCCGACCGTCGCCCTCCCACGCTGGAAGCCTTCAGCTATTTTCACCCGACCTTTTTATACGAGTCGCTCTGGAATCTGGGAGTTCTGAGCTTACTGCTCTGGCTATTTTTTAGGGGCAATTCGAAGCGCGGCACCCTAACGATGGTGTACCTGATTGCCTACAGCTTGGGCCGCGTTTGGATCGAAGGTTTGCGTATCGATAGCTTGATGCTCGGCCCATTACGCATTGCCCAGTTGGTTAGCCTCAGTGGGGTTCTGCTAGGTAGCTTGGGCCTAGTCTGGCTCTACGTTCTGAAGCGGCCTCTACCCGACACCGTACCTAACGAGGCAGCTAGCCCGGAGAGTGCCGCTGTCAGCAACGATGGCTAG
- a CDS encoding thioredoxin family protein, with amino-acid sequence MTATRPSLGSYAPDFELPGVDGQVHHLRRYLEQTRAVVVVFICNHCPFVRASLERIKRLQADYQDQGVVVVGINPNDAEAFPEDSFDKMKVFAQEQGLTLPYLRDVTQDVARSFSAQKTPEAFVIDSEGILRYHGRLLNDLQDTDPTVTLQLRQALDQVLAGAAVTASVEEAVGCSIKWRTY; translated from the coding sequence ATGACTGCTACCCGTCCTTCTCTCGGCTCCTACGCCCCAGACTTTGAACTCCCTGGTGTGGATGGGCAGGTACATCACCTCAGGCGCTACCTAGAGCAGACACGGGCGGTGGTGGTGGTTTTTATCTGTAACCACTGTCCCTTTGTGCGAGCTTCTTTAGAACGGATCAAGCGCTTGCAAGCAGATTACCAGGACCAAGGGGTAGTGGTTGTAGGCATCAACCCTAACGATGCCGAGGCGTTTCCAGAAGACAGCTTTGACAAGATGAAGGTCTTTGCCCAGGAGCAGGGCCTGACTTTGCCCTACCTGCGTGATGTCACTCAGGATGTAGCCCGTTCCTTTAGCGCTCAGAAAACCCCCGAAGCCTTTGTCATCGACTCCGAGGGCATCCTGCGTTACCACGGTCGGCTCCTCAACGACTTGCAAGACACCGACCCGACTGTCACGCTTCAACTACGTCAGGCGCTTGACCAGGTTCTAGCAGGTGCAGCCGTTACAGCGTCAGTGGAAGAGGCAGTTGGCTGCTCGATTAAGTGGCGCACCTATTAA
- a CDS encoding WecB/TagA/CpsF family glycosyltransferase — MSFSMLEEKARNQQLFGMSFYNGDLQTAVAEMLSWVRQGDHLRVVVTPNVDHIVNLRNQSSKFNQDYAGAYWRLPDGMPVVWASALLGYPLRSRIPGSDLLPQLLAGASERQFNVAVIGASSELLNQFKAYCRKHHPGINLVSLWAAPKMFDVQSSVAAAHAQSLHQLPIDILLVGLGFPKQETWIFKYGSQTSAKLAVGIGASIEFLVGTKPRAPAWMRERGLEWLHRMMQEPQRLAPRYLHDFYFFKLLLDEWQRTKISGRKHG; from the coding sequence ATGTCTTTTAGCATGCTTGAGGAAAAAGCTCGGAACCAGCAGCTATTTGGCATGAGCTTTTATAACGGCGATTTGCAAACTGCCGTTGCTGAGATGCTTTCGTGGGTTCGCCAAGGTGACCATCTGCGGGTTGTAGTTACCCCAAATGTTGATCACATTGTGAATTTGAGGAATCAGTCTTCCAAGTTCAATCAGGACTATGCCGGTGCTTATTGGCGTCTTCCAGATGGCATGCCGGTGGTTTGGGCATCAGCGCTCTTGGGCTATCCTCTGCGGTCGCGGATTCCCGGCTCCGATTTGTTGCCACAGTTGCTGGCTGGTGCTTCGGAGCGTCAATTCAATGTTGCGGTGATTGGGGCTAGCTCAGAGCTCCTCAATCAATTCAAAGCCTATTGTCGAAAGCATCATCCTGGGATAAATTTAGTTTCCCTTTGGGCCGCACCAAAAATGTTTGATGTGCAGAGCTCAGTTGCGGCTGCTCATGCCCAATCCTTACATCAACTGCCAATCGATATTCTGTTAGTGGGTCTAGGCTTTCCTAAGCAAGAAACCTGGATTTTTAAGTATGGTAGCCAAACTTCAGCCAAGTTAGCTGTTGGGATTGGAGCGAGTATTGAGTTTTTGGTGGGAACAAAGCCCAGAGCCCCAGCTTGGATGCGCGAGCGAGGTCTAGAGTGGCTACACCGAATGATGCAAGAACCGCAACGTCTTGCTCCACGGTACTTGCACGACTTCTACTTTTTCAAACTGCTGTTGGATGAATGGCAAAGGACTAAGATTTCCGGGAGAAAACATGGCTGA